From Cucumis melo cultivar AY chromosome 1, USDA_Cmelo_AY_1.0, whole genome shotgun sequence, a single genomic window includes:
- the LOC103500584 gene encoding 60S ribosomal protein L37-3-like has protein sequence MGKGTGSFGKRRNKTHTLCVRCGRRSFHLQKSRCAACAFPAARKRKYNWSVKAIRRKTTGTGRMRYLRHVPRRFKSGFREGTEAAPRNKGAAASA, from the exons ATG GGAAAGGGTACGGGCAGTTTCGGTAAGAGGAGGAACAAGACCCATACTCTCTGTGTACGGTGCGGCCGCCGCAGCTTCCATCTTCAGAAGAGTCGTTGTGCAGCATGTGCTTTTCCGGCTGCTCGCAAGCGCAAAT ATAACTGGAGTGTGAAGGCAATTAGAAGAAAGACAACTGGAACTGGAAGGATGAGGTACTTGCGCCATGTTCCGCGTAGATTCAAGAGCGGCTTCAGAGAGG GTACTGAAGCTGCACCCAGGAATAAAGGAGCTGCAGCATCAGCGTAA